A genomic segment from Spinacia oleracea cultivar Varoflay chromosome 3, BTI_SOV_V1, whole genome shotgun sequence encodes:
- the LOC110777349 gene encoding uncharacterized protein, translating into MNTPRRDKVKVPTIEPFDGTTDPEEHMAAYAAQMNVQTGCGATWCRYFPTTLKGLALIWFNKHVPKGSIKSYSELEKVFISQFAAGRRHQRTSVNLMAVRQGETETLRNYIKRFNEEVLKIHNLKDETKFAALLAGLQPDDFKFELVKSGVSNLEEAMEKAQMHIQATDICKINWGGESGTRQKQKPRPSGSHDQTQPSLKKSVMVDDHGEDPRYNCNRREIYLDLKGKDILPKPPAIRTPEAKRDKSLWCEFHHECGHTTKNCKELRKALDHLADKGKLNNYLRKNPPPKAKAKEKESLSDDTGDYIGVIAGGLATGGSVSKAKDSLWALEHQVLKVASASQIAPVMTFGGNTSHPIQESHDNPLVIEMKVANSTVGRVLVNSGSSADIITLKCLEGLKYSKDDLKTISQPLTGFGGQAVHPQGTIKLPVRLGPKNKGRRLLVDFLVVDVSLPYNIILGRPLLSKIKAAISVYQLLMQFELENGSVGKIFGDQQVGRRCYVNSLKRGTSTPHPLAKKAKPEAPPSPMERQQP; encoded by the coding sequence ATGAACACCCCCCGCCGAGACAAAGTGAAGGTCCCTACCATCGAGCCTTTCGATGGAACTACGGATCCAGAAGAACACATGGCCGCCTATGCGGCTCAAATGAACGTTCAGACTGGATGCGGAGCTACTTGGTGCAGATATTTTCCAACCACCTTGAAGGGTCTTGCCCTTATATGGTTCAACAAGCACGTACCAAAGGGAAGCATCAAGAGCTACAGTGAGCTTGAAAAGGTTTTCATCAGCCAATTCGCGGCGGGTCGGAGGCACCAAAGGACAAGTGTCAACTTAATGGCAGTCAGACAGGGAGAGACGGAGACCCTTCGCAATTATATTAAGAGATTCAATGAAGAAGTCCTAAAGATACACAATCTCAAGGACGAAACCAAGTTCGCAGCCCTCTTGGCAGGTCTTCAGCCAGATGACTTCAAGTTTGAATTGGTCAAGTCCGGGGTGTCCAACCTCGAGGAAGCAATGGAGAAGGCCCAAATGCACATTCAAGCCACAGATATTTGTAAGATCAATTGGGGTGGTGAGAGTGGAACAAGgcaaaaacaaaagccaagaccTAGCGGCAGCCACGACCAAACTCAGCCCTCCCTCAAAAAGTCGGTTATGGTTGATGACCATGGTGAGGATCCGAGGTACAACTGCAATAGGCGGGAGATTTACCTTGATCTCAAAGGAAAAGACATCCTCCCTAAGCCACCTGCAATCCGTACGCCCGAAGCAAAGCGAGACAAGTCACTTTGGTGTGAATTTCACCACGAGTGCGGGCACACCACAAAGAACTGTAAGGAGCTGAGAAAAGCACTGGATCACTTGGCTGACAAGGGCAAGCTGAATAATTACTTAAGGAAGAATCCTCCCCCAAAAGCAAAAGCCAAAGAAAAGGAGTCCCTTAGTGATGATACGGGAGACTACATTGGAGTGATAGCCGGAGGCTTGGCAACAGGAGGGTCTGTGAGCAAGGCGAAGGATAGCTTATGGGCACTGGAACATCAAGTCCTAAAAGTGGCATCGGCTTCTCAAATAGCCCCGGTGATGACATTTGGTGGGAACACTAGCCAtccaattcaagagtcccatgaCAATCCGCTGGTCATCGAGATGAAAGTCGCTAACTCAACGGTAGGGCGAGTGTTAGTAAATAGTGGATCATCCGCCGACATCATTACTCTAAAGTGTCTAGAAGGGCTCAAGTATTCCAAAGATGATCTGAAAACCATCTCCCAGCCACTCACTGGATTTGGAGGTCAAGCCGTCCATCCTCAAGGCACCATCAAGCTACCTGTCAGGTTGGGTCCTAAAAACAAGGGAAGACGGTTGTTGGTAGACTTTCTTGTCGTGGACGTCTCCCTACCATACAACATCATCTTAGGCCGACCTCTACTAAGCAAAATAAAAGCCGCAATCTCTGTGTACCAACTTCTCATGCAGTTTGAGTTGGAAAATGGCTCCGTGGGAAAAATCTTTGGGGATCAACAAGTGGGCAGGCGATGCTACGTTAACAGCCTCAAGAGAGGGACAAGTACCCCCCATCCACtggccaagaaagccaagccagAAGCCCCTCCCTCGCCCATGGAACGCCAACAACCTTAG